A window from Dunckerocampus dactyliophorus isolate RoL2022-P2 chromosome 15, RoL_Ddac_1.1, whole genome shotgun sequence encodes these proteins:
- the LOC129195022 gene encoding uncharacterized protein C4orf54-like: MKMEVPALREVTNLLQISDGLDDSEIEGKEMWFPDMEFDLDDEEDEDHFITTHEILLSESSDGASEASWLDADIEDAHQVFSFVHFQGAVVRKEAVSSCESDPQGSAQVHLSIKSTSRGAINDRENHPAKGAGDPPVVGARDRVKGIIPAGKESGEYSSCASSELDDADKEVRSLTAKAFKSLAYPYLEAISFSTSSEESNRWIVSQPPDGDRKIMGNLGQGGVIRLRETLNFRCNVNSGMSNFAPGGEAAGSSSADEVTGSQGGSGKEGQRATVKSQSMEGTHKKAVFASSLIQNVLSKKIQFERERRMERGEVREPKRQGAPKLDGTAAAAEEASKGAALLRSQNSAFRCWRNEEIELQENRKVPEGAPTTPTPPPPAPAPDQDSESKMIKMSHLFVPNIQSVAREKSPEIKINLQGRGPVFTSKGESTSDKVPHFMVRDIRDNKGKLQTPIHQVRDVRKLVKSSYHFVSVDDKSTSATTNPVSGSPVSPMVIKCQSVNTNDSKSSPEGGAKKPAVNNGQEEMTFRIEKKKPELKKSNQVALEKLQAAVKTMEQLYVFDNNEWKRKGEPPSLPQPLTESHVLSLLANEEETRRDSDSDARPKSPTPAGSSSSLRAAPATVAPTAKLFTPKLAASDNYLTIPLKPRQASTGPEPPSRMPTMRPPSPDVPSAAVYPSMLANQVYCFSPAPTLDPFPPTQRKMLLDPTSGSYYLVDTPIQPPTRRLLDPETGQYVDVPLPQPPMTPMPISPLAIGSGAAYGPTYMIYPGFMTSPPLIPTRTLVQMPQMLVQAEAEKVVPQPQQSEGMYMETPFYMSTAKAPQPPSEAPHFVGVNRTQQHPLISITSQQGPRIIAPPSFDGTTMSFVVEHR, translated from the coding sequence ATGAAGATGGAGGTGCCCGCACTGCGAGAGGTGACCAATCTCCTGCAAATATCAGATGGATTGGATGATTCGGAGATCGAGGGCAAGGAAATGTGGTTCCCTGACATGGAGTTTGACCTggatgatgaggaggatgaggatcATTTCATCACCACGCATGAGATTCTGCTCTCCGAGTCGTCTGACGGCGCTTCCGAGGCATCCTGGCTGGACGCGGACATCGAGGACGCCCACCAGGTGTTCTCTTTTGTCCATTTCCAGGGTGCCGTTGTGAGGAAGGAGGCGGTCAGCAGCTGTGAAAGTGATCCTCAAGGCTCAGCCCAGGTTCACCTGTCAATCAAAAGCACTTCCAGAGGCGCTATAAATGACCGAGAAAATCACCCTGCCAAAGGCGCCGGAGATCCCCCGGTGGTGGGGGCGCGTGATAGGGTGAAGGGCATCATTCCGGCAGGGAAGGAAAGCGGAGAGTATTCCAGTTGCGCTTCTAGCGAGCTGGACGACGCCGATAAGGAGGTAAGGAGCCTGACGGCGAAAGCGTTCAAGAGCCTGGCGTACCCATACCTGGAAGCGATCAGCTTCAGCACCTCAAGCGAGGAGTCCAACAGGTGGATCGTGAGCCAGCCGCCCGATGGGGACCGGAAAATCATGGGTAATTTGGGTCAAGGCGGGGTGATCCGGCTTAGGGAGACTCTGAATTTCCGCTGCAACGTCAACTCCGGGATGTCTAACTTTGCACCAGGAGGAGAGGCGGCAGGATCATCTTCTGCAGATGAGGTTACTGGCTCGCAGGGCGGCAGTGGCAAGGAGGGGCAGAGGGCCACTGTGAAATCCCAAAGCATGGAGGGAACCCACAAGAAAGCGGTCTTTGCATCCAGTTTGATTCAAAACGTGCTTTCCAAGAAGATACAGTTCGAGCGGGAACGACGGATGGAAAGGGGGGAGGTGAGGGAGCCCAAACGCCAGGGAGCCCCCAAGCTGGATGGCACCGCTGCTGCTGCGGAGGAAGCATCGAAGGGTGCAGCTTTGCTCCGCAGCCAAAATAGCGCCTTCCGATGCTGGAGGAATGAAGAGATTGAGTTACAAGAGAATCGTAAAGTCCCAGAGGGGGCGCCAACGACACCCACGCCACCccctcctgctcctgctccaGATCAGGACTCGGAGAGCAAGATGATAAAAATGTCCCATTTGTTTGTGCCAaacatccaaagtgtggcaagAGAGAAATCTCCAGAAATTAAAATCAACCTCCAGGGACGGGGACCTGTTTTCACGTCCAAGGGTGAGTCCACCTCGGATAAAGTTCCGCATTTTATGGTCCGTGACATCCGAGATAACAAAGGGAAACTACAGACGCCCATACACCAAGTGCGGGATGTACGCAAGTTGGTTAAAAGCTCCTATCATTTCGTCTCGGTGGATGATAAATCCACTTCAGCCACAACCAACCCTGTATCTGGGTCTCCAGTGTCTCCAATGGTGATCAAATGCCAGTCGGTCAACACAAATGACAGCAAATCCTCCCCAGAGGGGGGCGCAAAAAAGCCGGCTGTAAACAACGGCCAGGAGGAGATGACTTTCCGAATAGAGAAGAAGAAGCCAGAATTGAAAAAGTCCAACCAGGTGGCACTGGAGAAGCTCCAAGCGGCGGTGAAGACTATGGAGCAGCTTTACGTTTTTGACAATAACGAGTGGAAACGCAAGGGCGAGCCACCTTCCCTGCCACAGCCGCTAACGGAAAGCCATGTTCTTTCGTTGCTAGCTAACGAGGAGGAAACGAGACGGGATTCGGACTCTGATGCCCGACCCAAGTCGCCAACTCCTGCGGGCAGTTCTTCAAGCCTCAGGGCGGCGCCTGCTACTGTTGCCCCCACTGCTAAACTTTTCACCCCCAAGTTAGCCGCGTCCGATAACTACCTAACCATTCCACTCAAGCCCCGACAAGCCTCAACCGGACCAGAGCCGCCCTCGAGGATGCCGACGATGAGGCCGCCCTCACCTGATGTCCCGTCCGCGGCCGTTTATCCCTCAATGTTAGCAAATCAGGTGTACTGTTTCTCCCCAGCACCCACCCTAGACCCTTTTCCACCCACCCAGAGGAAGATGCTCCTGGATCCTACCAGTGGGAGCTACTACCTAGTTGACACCCCCATCCAACCCCCAACAAGGCGTCTCTTAGACCCCGAAACAGGCCAATACGTGGATGTACCCTTACCCCAACCTCCAATGACCCCTATGCCCATCTCCCCCTTGGCCATTGGCTCTGGGGCGGCGTATGGGCCCACCTACATGATTTACCCCGGTTTCATGACATCACCCCCCTTGATTCCGACCCGGACGCTAGTGCAGATGCCGCAGATGCTGGTGCAGGCCGAGGCAGAGAAAGTGGTGCCCCAGCCCCAGCAATCCGAGGGCATGTACATGGAGACCCCCTTCTACATGAGCACCGCAAAGGCACCCCAACCCCCTTCAGAGGCTCCCCATTTTGTTGGCGTCAACAGAACGCAGCAGCATCCGCTCATTAGCATCACGTCGCAGCAGGGGCCGAGGATTATTGCACCGCCCTCTTTCGATGGGACCACCATGAGCTTTGTGGTGGAGCACAGGTGA